The genomic interval CTAAATCACCAAACACCGAGGCTAgttattcatacctgaggagggggcatcccgaaggaatcccttaacccctgctcagggactagatacccggattttaacttacacTGACATCTGGTactggggctagctattcatacttgaggagggggcgtcctgaaggaatcccttaacccctgctcaaggactaggcatcCGGGTTTTAACTTACACTCCacatacctgttatcttgctTTGCGTCTGACCTCCGCCTTTTTATCTGGAGATGGCTGCTTCTGGCGACGcgttatcttggcgacgccttatcttggcgacgcctcatcttggcgacaccttatcttggcgacgccttatcttggcgacgcctcatcttggcgatgcctcatcTTTGTCTTTGTTCCTTTGATCTTTGATCTTTGATCTTTGACCTTACATGAAAGGGGAAAACTAAGGCAAGAATAtcttaaacttttattttctttatttgggtgaccttgttataaaacccccgagagggaaaaagagtgtcccctttacaaaatttcaactgaaataaaactttaaattcgccGCATTCCAACTACATGGGATAGGGCCTCCTTCTAGAGTCTCTAGCTTATATGAACCATTCCCTTTGGCTTTAATTACTCTGAACGGTctagtccacttgggagacaacttgttttccaactcgtatgggtgagccttcctcatgaccagatcACCAACCTGAAATTGTCgcagcttcaccttagagctgtactgacgctctactcttctcttcacagcctcAGCCTTAATTCTCACCTCCTCTCTAGCTTTGTCTatcagatccaggttcaccttcctttcttcgttggactcttctgCCACGAAACCTAGGAAACGAGGCGAGCTCTCatggatctctactgggatcatggcgtccgacccatacactaggctgaaaggcgtctccatggtggaagattgaggcgtggtgtggtaagcccatacgatccttggtacttcttccgcccacgcccctttagccttctctaatctgcgtttcaaacccctcaacaaaactctgtttgttgactcgacctgcccattcgtctgggggtgttcgactgatgcaaacacttgcttaattcctacttctgtacatagcttccccaactgttggctcacaaactgggtgccattgtctgaaATGAGATGCCTCGGCaccccaaaacgacacacaatgttcttccaaacaaagtgttgtaccttgtgcgcagtgatctgtgccactagttctgcctctatccacttggtgaagtattcgatggcaacgatcaagtacttcatctgccttatttCCAATGGGAACGGGCCTAAGATATCAATTCCCtaagtatggaaaggccatgggctgtatatgtATCTCAGTTCCTCtagcggcgccttgtgccaatcagcgtgcatttgacactgcttgcaacgctgtatagtggctcatcatcctcttttcttagccatccctagaactcttaaaatagaaccacttgttgatagtcctcattgtttggaaaatttggtagaagagtttcaagatgtgtttcaagatcctccaaaaggacttccacctttgagagggattgagcaccaaaattgatttgataccgggctcttctttaccaaaccatCCAGCATATAgaaccaatccaagtgaaaccaaggaaattcgccaacaagttgaggctttgattgagaaagggtgggttcaagataacatgagtccttgtgctatgcctatcaccttagtgcctaaaaaggatggcacatggcgaatgtgttcggattgtagggccatcaataacattacaattaagtataggcatcccatacctagactagatgatttgttggatgaatagcatggttcaaaaatcttttcaaagattgatcttaaaagcggctacaatcaaatccgtatcaaactgggtgatgaatggaagacggcttttaagaccaactttggtttatatgagtggttagttatgccctttggtttaactaatgcaccaagtaccttcatgcgcctcatgcatcatgttcttagacctttcattggtaagtttgttgttgtttactttgatgatattctcatttatagcttatctttgaatgatcATAGGTtacatgttaggcaagttttagaaacccttaggaaggaacatttgtatgctaatcttgctaaatgtatgtttgctcttgatcatatagaattcctagggtttgttgtgagtagcaaaggggtccatgtggacaaaacaaaggtgatggccattcaaaattagCCTACACCGAAAACCTTGAATGAAGTCCGAAGTttccatggacttgcttctttctatagaagatttgtaccaaactttggtaccattgccgcacctctcaatgacatagtgaaaaaggatgtggtttttcaattgggagaagcacaacaaaaagcttttgaaactttgaaagaaaaattgactaatgctcccatcttagcccttcctaatttcactaagacatttgagattgagtgtgatgcttcaagcataggcattggggttgttctccttcaagagggccaccccatagcctattttagtgagaaattgaagggaagtcatctcaattattccacttatgataaagaattatatgcacttgttagggctttgtttacttggcaacactatctttttcctaaagagtttgtgatacatagtgatcatgaatctcttaagtatttgaaaagccaaaacaagcttaacaagaggcatgctaagtgggtggaattcattgagcaatttccttatgtgatcaaacacaagcaaggcaaagtaaacattgtggcggatgcactttctagaagatacactttgctaaatcttttaagttctcaatatcttggctttgatcacattaaggaactttatcatgatgaccttgatttttctctcatctatcaagagtgtcttaagggaggacacaaagacttttttatacaagatggctttctttttaaaggaaaacgtctttgtgtccctcaatgctctattagattatctcttgttagagaagcacatgaggggggtttaatgggtcactttggggttgctaaaactttggatgtgttacatgaacatttcttttggcctcatatgcataaacatgttcatagtttgtgtgataaatgcatagcttgccacaaagctaagtctaagatgcatccccatggtttatatactcctcttcctatcccttcaatgccttgggttgacatatctatggatttcatcttaggattacgcaagacatcaaagggaaatgactccatttttgtggtagtggatcgtttttcaaagatggctcactttattccttgccacaaagtggatgatgcatgtcatattgcaaacctcttctttcaagtggttcgtttgcatgggatccctagatctatagtgtgcgatagagatcccaagttcgtaagtcacttttggaagaccttgtggggcaagcttggaactaaacttttattttctaccacttgccacccacaaactgatggtcaaaccgaggtggtcaatagaactttgggacaactattgagatattttatttcagggaatcctagagtgtgggagaatttactaccccatgttgagtttgcatataaccgtgtagtaaattctaccacctcacattctccttttgcggttgtctatgggtttaaccccttaacacctcttgatcttcttcctattcccattcttggagatgtcttgtgcaaagatggggatgaaaaggcttctcttgtgaaaactttgcataaagacatcaagaagagaattgagaagaagattggcaagtatgctgaacttgccaataaaaggagaaaagcattgttgtttgaggagggtgattgggtttggctttcgttttcctactcaaaggaagtccaaactaatgcctcgtggagatggacctttccaagtcctaaagaggattaatgacaatgcttatgagttagatatgccttatacattcttaggtagtcatacttttaatatcagtgatctaactcctttttctgtaggtctccagaattcgtggtcgaattctctccaactcggggagtatgatggagatcaagctcaaatGGACATGGAGGCAAATCAttaagagcaagaagaggttgaggctcaaatagaggacgcccatggaggtcaaagcccacctcaaaggcttacaaggagcatgttcaaagctttaggagctaatggacgtttattttctctttttgtaatttctttgtttgaaggtgcttagagggaaacattagaaacctcttttgttaaagcatctttaggtctttagttaggagtcttagggggggtgtgcgttagtagataggtgtaggagtaatagggaggtgccaaagtgagagagaaggtcacaccttcctcatgactatAGTTGGTGCcactttcatttgtatttggggggaattttgaatttaattagctttgcatttcagcacctctaggctataaattaaggtgctgcctttgtatttttcagatttgaattttgattagagaaactgtactcaatttttgagagagcattggagagctttgtgccttcctcacttagtcttatcttgagagtcccatggttacctcaagtggcggcttgcacactcatcttggagtcaccatcctctaagtggcgtgatcatccaaccattcctccatcttcatgagctttctcttcttcttccttccttctcttgttATATTCATGTCTTAACTTGCTTCTTAGCTTTTTCTGTTCGCACTTTTCAATTCCTTGCTGTTTTGCTTCGGTCATTTTGTTTCTTTCGTTCATCTTtgcttctttttcattttctagcttgtttgttcggtgcatttgtgTTCTTAAGCATTTTATTCAGTGCCTTTGCTTTTTCACtccatttgttcggttcaatttgacaatacatggaacttctatatgagtttgggttttggtactagttttggtgagttcttgattataGAACCTTGGTCCAATTCTAtcttaaagtgcctatctcatatccaactcaagatgattcctaagaatgtcaagaatcattcatattgtgctattggaatcatatcacattcgtccatgcaaaacggctattcctcttgaggcattggaaataacggtggcctttctcccctccagcggacacaAACCTGGACAAAGCTGCCATCCTCCCAGTCAATTGTTGGACTTCTTTTactgaggttgggctcctcatggctatGATAGCTGCACACttatcggggttcgcctctattcccctttcggtgagcataaatcccaagaacttccctgcttccacgccaaaaacgcacttttctgggtttaatttgaggcgatactttgatatggtagcaaacagctcttccagatccGCTGCATGCTGCCCTTTCTCGTGTgaagtcaccaccatgtcatctacgtaggcctgcacgttccttccaAGCATGTgtgcaaggaccttgtccatcagcctctggtaggtggcgcctgcagttttcaacccaaatggcatcactTTGTAACAGTAATTGTTCGTCTCTGTCATGAACGCCGTTTTGCTCTCATCCCTGGGATGCACCAtgatctgattgtaacctgagaatgcatccaagaaactcagcatcttgcaACCCGAGGCGTTATCCACTAATGCGTCGATgttgggcagtgggtacgaatctttgggcatgccttgttcagatctgtgaagtcaacgcacatcctccatttcccattcgccttcttcactagaactacgtttgccagccactcagggtattgtatctccctgatgtgcccagtgcgtagcagcttctgcgtctcttccttcacggctgatggcaaatttcatgaaggtcttcttgaatcatgtaagatatggtgcggaagctatggatgtgtgtgtgcaaaATCCTCCTAAgtgtggtgttgatcttgaaggtgcatgaggtgtatgaatattgggaggttcggccagcccaaggagaagtgaaggatgtgaagtttagagcctagagttctagggagaagcaaagcttggcacaaaatggcaacataactttactcacaataaacttgaaaatacaaggtgtaggctcctccttttataggctaagaaggaccataatgcaaccctaatgatagccaaatgaaatgtaaatgtgaagcacatgggtgcacatggcacatgggtgcacaaatgagcacatggggaggggtgtgtctagtttttatgctcaccccctccatgggctttctggaccggccttggtaaatttagaggtttttttagaaactcaaagtttacctaggttggtgtttttggtgccaaaattaattctaagaaaattacaaataaagttcctatgctaattttgacaagaaattaaagtctactctacactagagtttatggcatttgaacaagtaaaagaacgtcttcttggatcctcttggccataactatatggttggcccaaatctaccctttggtgggcttgcatgtgggcttgtgcttgggcctcttccatcatcccctccctcttgaaaaggatttgtcctcaaatccattgcttctatttgggttggcgacgcccgcgacgtctcgtgccggcgtcgtcctttatgtcattccaggcgacgcctcgggcgtctcacgCTAATGTCGCCTCGGGCGTCGTCCCTAAcctgacattgactttgaccttgggcttGGTCAATGCCTGGGGGGGGgggcgaagagctcaaggtccttcccgtatcttccacgaggcgctccttgtatagctgatgagacgttcagtcattcaacttgatccacgtgtcgctttctgtatggctgatgggacattcagtcatttcactgagttctgactcctgctgtgcccctgacccactttcgacggcgcatagTACCACTGGATACTCTATTGACATGACGCTCTCAGATCTtcaccagtggtgccagggtcatcttttcatcttgtgccacgtggatcaatcgtgcggtgcatccatacgcgtcgtttggcgctctaaccgctttatttaactcttcgaactctgaaactatcctcatcattttcccactcttcataatctacttacgttctctcttcttgcaccctttctttctcacgaagggttgttccagcaatcgctcccctcgctcgactcttgcatttccggAAGTCCCCACACCCTTGAAacccctgatcttgttaaagaatgtcttctcatgctgcttcgtccagggtccgtcccaaggatttgtacccctgggcttcgagtgaacttcttgatgagtgttcatgcctactctctaccagggccatacgggagcacaaaggggagtcgtgttcttatgaccaccgggccttcgcaaggaggcacgatgacgatatcgctgtgctcccttgcactctaggggagccagtgtgtggagatgAACGGGCCAAtgaaggggtccctttcttttacttttaccaggtggtgttcaagaccatcggagtgcgcctacccttctcctagtttgagaaggaactgctatCGGAGATCAatgttgctccggcccagttataccccaacagctgggcctttatcaaagccttcgacattctcttcgggtttctgggttgtgtaccctcggttgacctctttcttcacttctttgaggtgaagaggcagagacataacctctgggtaactctcagtaatgttcccgggagagttctcttcacacccttccaaagctcgttctccgggtggaaaggccggttcttcaagatctgccgtactgacctggttcccgacgctctggatgggtttccgctgtactgggtgagagagacgagggccctcaaaaccaagcccttcaagaagctggctccaagtgaacAAATAGCTTGccagattcttgctgaggcgggaggttttgactctgccactttgatcagcctggagtccaacgctgggactctcgaaaagtacataggtAAGAGTCGTTGCCCTAGAAACTCCGGCCCTTGTTGGTTTCTGTGCGTGCATGTCTTGCCTCATGGCatctctgacacatttatctctCTTGGTgtaggttcgaaaataaaccgaGAAAGGAGGACGcgacttacccgagctctgcgggctgggaaaggggctttgccttcctccagtgctgattATGATGACCACTGACAAGTGgctttttttttgtgatttgcACGATTTGTAATATTCGCCCCATTTGGGCTACTTCAATTGTATTGATCATTGCTTGTAACACCAACTTTTTCTATATCAATTGGTTTTTACAACGTCACTTTACTCTGCATACATTTCGCATATTGCGCGCTTCCCTTCGCCCTGCTTATCAACGGTGCCCGCCTCCATCCAGGCGACGCCCTCTTTCTTGACGACGCCTTGACCTAGGCGgcaccttctttcttggcgacgccttctttcttggcgacgccttctctcttggcgacgccttctcttggcgacgccttctctcttggcgacgccttctcttggcgacgcctttccttACTTCAGACGGAGAAAAATACAGgctaaaaaccaaggcacttctttttctcaaaattggttttacctttattagggtgacctcattaaaaaacccctgagagggaaaaagagagtccccttcaactaaat from Phaseolus vulgaris cultivar G19833 chromosome 1, P. vulgaris v2.0, whole genome shotgun sequence carries:
- the LOC137815798 gene encoding uncharacterized protein; the protein is METPFSLVYGSDAMIPVEIHESSPRFLGFVAEESNEERKVNLDLIDKAREEVRIKAEAVKRRVERQYSSKVKLRQFQVGDLVMRKAHPYELENKLSPKWTRPFRVIKAKGNGSYKLETLEGGPIPCSWNAANLKFYFS